One stretch of Punica granatum isolate Tunisia-2019 chromosome 5, ASM765513v2, whole genome shotgun sequence DNA includes these proteins:
- the LOC116207913 gene encoding putative disease resistance protein RGA4, which translates to MGKTTLAKLVYNDDRIKHHFQLRMWVYISEKFYLKQILQKILVPAAQENVTLAQSTAIQSIHLMGVEQLQANLQQIIKDKKFVLVLDYVWNENRLRWNELRDLLIGGAKGSSIIVTSRSSKAASTGGTCYEHKLRGLSPSNCMSLFKKSFEDGPISVTNAELQIIACQIVSNAAVCHSWLKLWEDCSLILSGSNNPLAHVPPFLNQQTSLETLLSHSSVLWISGEVLEACISNCKYLRQLDLRKSIFEVLPSSINTLKHLRYLDISDNLKIKTLPQSVCNLQSLEVLGPHGCRSLEELPRDMWKLISLRMLSITTKQKSLKNTGLDRLRLRRLEIVECHNLESLFEGMNMEGLTALEYLNIRNCTNLSSIPTDSLKFQTSLEVLQLFSCKKLDLYMAEEEIFPSCLQATDIDHFWVAENANLTGMVPRSC; encoded by the exons ATGGGGAAGACCACACTGGCCAAGTTGGTGTACAATGATGATAGGATAAAACATCACTTTCAATTGAGAATGTGGGTTTACATATCGGAAAAGTTCTATCTAAAGCAGATCCTGCAAAAGATTCTCGTGCCGGCTGCTCAAGAGAACGTTACGCTTGCCCAGTCAACAGCCATTCAGAGCATACATCTTATGGGAGTCGAGCAGTTGCAGGCGAACCTGCAACAAATCATAAAAGATAAGAAGTTCGTACTCGTGTTAGATTATGTGTGGAACGAAAACCGTCTCCGATGGAATGAGTTGAGAGATCTTCTCATAGGTGGTGCTAAAGGTAGCAGCATAATCGTGACATCGCGTAGCTCGAAGGCTGCATCCACGGGGGGCACATGTTATGAGCACAAGTTAAGAGGGCTCTCACCTAGCAACTGTATGTCCTTATTCAAGAAATCATTCGAGGATGGGCCCATTAGTGTAACAAATGCTGAGCTCCAAATTATAGCGTGCCAAATCGTGTCAAATGCGGCGGTGTGCCACTCGTGGTTAAAGCTCTGGGAGGATTGCTCTCTAATACTGAG TGGCTCAAACAACCCACTGGCACATGTGCCACCATTCTTGAACCAGCAAACGAGCTTGGAAACACTTCTTTCCCATTCAAGCGTATTATGGATTTCAGGGGAGGTTCTGGAAGCATGTATCTCTAATTGTAAGTACCTGCGACAACTAGACTTGCGGAAGTCCATTTTCGAGGTCTTGCCCAGTTCCATCAACACCTTAAAGCATTTGAGGTATCTAGACATAAGTGACAATCTCAAAATCAAGACATTACCGCAATCAGTTTGCAACCTGCAGAGCCTGGAAGTGTTAGGGCCTCATGGATGTCGGAGCCTTGAAGAACTGCCAAGAGATATGTGGAAGCTAATCAGCCTGCGGATGTTGTCAATAACCACGAAGCAGAAGAGCCTAAAGAATACGGGACTAGATCGCTTGAGGTTAAGACGTCTAGAAATAGTGGAATGCCATAATCTAGAATCTTTGTTCGAAGGGATGAATATGGAAGGCCTCACTGCTCTTGAATACTTGAACATCCGTAATTGCACGAATCTGTCATCCATTCCCACGGATAGTTTAAAGTTTCAGACCTCCCTGGAGGTTCTACAACTTTTTAGCTGCAAAAAGCTTGATCTGTACATGGCGGAGGAAGAGATCTTCCCCTCGTGCCTACAGGCTACAGACATTGATCATTTTTGGGTTGCCGAGAATGCTAACCTCACCGGAATGGTTCCAAGGAGCTGCTAG